A stretch of the Azorhizobium caulinodans ORS 571 genome encodes the following:
- a CDS encoding DUF935 domain-containing protein, with amino-acid sequence MVTPQILGPDGRPVSSRALDKEIATPTVSGVRRVAEERVSSGLTPARLASILRDAQMGQARAYLTLAEEMEERYLHYASVLMTRKLRIAGIPPTMEVPKGVPAKIADAVGELIEDTAFQEAAAALLDGIGKGYSVVETGWEYRDRLLRPVTFTWRDPRFFQFDALTLTQLRLAVDGVVEGEELPKARFMVHMPAPRMGLPIRRGLARPASWAYMVQSFTLQDWSAFAEVYGIPFRVGKYGPGASEVDKRKLLRAVTSIANDAAAIIPESMLIEFHEVNGARGEQVFGSLIDYTDDKVSLVTLGQTMTSKDGSSYGQAKIHDKVRIDIAQADGRQLGQTVNRDLIQWFVAMNFGPQALYPKVEWPVTEPEDIAALADAVSRLVPVGLKVSQREIRDRMGLSEPQADEELLQAATPAQGPAEPPPEPRANRLSAHPVTCGCSSCAPALLSAPAAEPDGVAETDAAFAAALEDWQDITDPLLDPLRQVLATATSFDEALALLNARGPDGARLAEALAAATSLARGIGDGKD; translated from the coding sequence ATGGTGACCCCGCAGATCCTCGGGCCGGACGGGCGCCCGGTCTCCTCGCGCGCCCTGGACAAGGAGATCGCCACGCCCACCGTCTCCGGCGTGCGCCGGGTGGCGGAGGAGCGCGTCTCCTCCGGCCTCACGCCCGCCCGCCTCGCCAGCATCCTGCGGGATGCGCAGATGGGGCAGGCGCGTGCCTATCTGACGCTGGCCGAGGAGATGGAGGAGCGCTACCTGCATTATGCCTCCGTGCTGATGACGCGGAAGCTGCGCATCGCCGGCATCCCGCCCACCATGGAGGTGCCCAAGGGCGTGCCGGCGAAGATCGCCGACGCCGTGGGCGAGCTGATCGAGGACACCGCCTTCCAGGAGGCGGCAGCCGCCCTGCTCGATGGCATTGGCAAGGGCTATTCGGTCGTGGAGACCGGCTGGGAGTATCGCGACCGCCTGCTGCGGCCCGTGACCTTCACCTGGCGCGATCCGCGCTTCTTCCAGTTCGATGCGCTCACTCTCACGCAGCTGCGGCTTGCGGTCGACGGCGTGGTGGAGGGCGAGGAGCTGCCCAAGGCCCGCTTCATGGTGCACATGCCGGCGCCGCGCATGGGCCTGCCCATCCGGCGGGGCCTCGCCCGGCCGGCGAGCTGGGCCTATATGGTGCAGAGCTTCACGCTGCAGGACTGGTCGGCCTTCGCCGAGGTCTATGGCATCCCGTTCCGCGTCGGCAAATACGGCCCCGGCGCCAGCGAGGTGGACAAGCGCAAGCTGCTGCGGGCGGTGACCTCCATCGCCAATGACGCGGCGGCGATCATCCCGGAGTCCATGCTCATCGAGTTCCACGAGGTGAACGGCGCCCGTGGCGAGCAGGTGTTCGGCAGCCTGATCGATTACACCGACGACAAGGTCTCGCTGGTGACGCTCGGCCAGACCATGACGTCCAAGGACGGCTCGTCCTACGGCCAGGCGAAGATCCACGACAAGGTGCGCATCGACATCGCCCAGGCGGACGGGCGCCAGCTGGGCCAGACGGTGAACCGGGACCTGATCCAGTGGTTCGTGGCCATGAACTTCGGGCCGCAGGCGCTCTATCCCAAGGTGGAGTGGCCGGTGACGGAGCCGGAGGACATCGCGGCTCTGGCCGATGCAGTCTCGCGCCTGGTGCCCGTGGGGCTGAAGGTGAGCCAGCGGGAGATCCGCGACCGCATGGGCCTCTCGGAGCCGCAGGCGGATGAGGAGCTGTTGCAGGCGGCGACACCGGCGCAAGGGCCCGCCGAGCCGCCGCCCGAGCCCAGGGCCAATCGCCTGTCCGCCCATCCCGTCACCTGCGGCTGTTCCTCCTGCGCCCCGGCGCTTCTATCTGCTCCTGCCGCCGAGCCCGATGGCGTGGCCGAGACCGATGCCGCCTTCGCCGCCGCGCTGGAGGACTGGCAGGACATCACCGATCCGCTGCTCGATCCGCTGCGCCAGGTGCTGGCCACCGCCACGTCCTTTGATGAGGCGCTGGCGCTGCTGAATGCCCGCGGCCCCGATGGCGCGCGGCTCGCCGAAGCACTGGCCGCCGCCACCTCCCTCGCGCGGGGCATCGGCGACGGGAAGGACTGA
- a CDS encoding phage baseplate assembly protein V: MALVEQEIRRLHRKVNQTERRLASSKLKGVVAEVDAAKRRCRVQIGATADGKPVLSPWIPWREPANGLLSTHTPILKGDLVTVESPSGTLGTASIAVRDAYSGARAAPSTAEDAVVEKLGGLVVTRRDGALEIQAGGVTVRIDGAGLTVTGGDVSHNGKSIGAEHKHGKVMGGDSTSGPPV, translated from the coding sequence ATGGCGCTCGTCGAGCAGGAGATCAGGCGCCTGCACCGGAAGGTCAACCAGACCGAGCGGCGCCTCGCCAGCAGCAAGCTCAAAGGCGTGGTGGCCGAGGTGGATGCCGCCAAACGCCGCTGCCGGGTGCAGATCGGTGCTACGGCGGACGGCAAGCCCGTGCTCTCGCCCTGGATCCCCTGGCGGGAGCCGGCGAACGGACTCCTCTCCACCCATACGCCCATCCTGAAGGGCGATCTCGTCACGGTGGAGAGCCCGTCCGGCACGCTTGGCACCGCCTCCATCGCCGTGCGCGATGCCTATTCCGGCGCGCGGGCGGCCCCGTCCACGGCCGAGGATGCGGTGGTGGAGAAGCTGGGCGGCCTCGTCGTCACCCGGCGCGACGGCGCGCTGGAGATCCAGGCCGGCGGCGTCACCGTGCGCATCGATGGCGCCGGCCTCACCGTCACCGGCGGCGACGTCTCCCACAACGGCAAGTCCATCGGCGCCGAGCACAAGCACGGCAAGGTGATGGGCGGCGACAGCACCTCCGGTCCCCCGGTCTGA
- a CDS encoding phage virion morphogenesis protein codes for MSAGISLSVDAADFGPAVAKLAALARFDASDLMSAIGALGESHTRRRIESEKTAPDGSPWPPNHAGSSILLESGQHLLGSIAWIASGDEAQWGSSWQFAHVHQDGAVIKAKAAPSLAFMLGGSFVLAKQVTIPARPFIGLSDDNRQEIVDLVTDVFGGLIR; via the coding sequence ATGAGCGCCGGCATCTCCCTCTCGGTGGACGCCGCCGACTTCGGCCCCGCCGTGGCAAAACTCGCCGCGCTCGCGCGCTTCGATGCCTCGGACCTCATGTCCGCCATCGGCGCGCTGGGCGAGAGCCATACCCGCCGCCGCATCGAGAGCGAGAAGACGGCGCCCGATGGTTCGCCCTGGCCGCCCAATCATGCGGGCTCCTCCATCCTGCTGGAGAGTGGACAGCATCTCCTCGGCTCCATCGCCTGGATCGCCTCCGGGGATGAGGCGCAGTGGGGCTCTTCCTGGCAGTTCGCTCATGTCCACCAGGATGGCGCGGTCATCAAGGCCAAGGCGGCACCGAGCCTCGCCTTCATGCTGGGCGGTTCCTTCGTGCTGGCCAAGCAGGTGACCATTCCCGCGCGGCCCTTCATCGGCCTGTCCGACGACAACCGGCAGGAGATCGTCGATCTCGTGACCGACGTCTTCGGAGGGCTGATCCGATGA
- a CDS encoding gp436 family protein, giving the protein MAAPFATLAQLAARHPAELTLLAADETTGLRDDARVDAALRDASVEARSILQARYTPADLASVDEGSAEILAVYTMDIALYRVALSFSRSSDRLREGYENAVKRLEAIASGKGALTIGGGTTTPVPADTDEAGDIGPNGVVIDVPERIFSRATFGARR; this is encoded by the coding sequence ATGGCCGCCCCGTTTGCCACGCTCGCCCAGCTTGCCGCCCGCCATCCGGCGGAGCTGACGCTGCTTGCGGCGGACGAGACCACGGGCCTGCGGGATGATGCGCGGGTGGATGCCGCTTTGCGCGACGCCTCGGTGGAGGCGCGCAGCATCCTCCAGGCCCGCTATACGCCCGCCGACCTCGCGAGCGTCGATGAGGGCTCGGCGGAGATCCTCGCCGTCTACACCATGGACATCGCGCTCTATCGCGTGGCGCTCTCCTTCTCCCGCTCCAGCGACCGCCTGCGGGAGGGCTATGAGAATGCGGTGAAGCGCCTGGAGGCCATCGCCTCCGGCAAGGGCGCACTCACCATCGGCGGCGGCACCACGACCCCTGTGCCCGCTGATACGGACGAGGCCGGCGACATCGGCCCCAACGGTGTCGTCATCGACGTGCCCGAGCGCATCTTCTCCCGCGCCACCTTTGGAGCCCGGCGATGA
- a CDS encoding GPW/gp25 family protein, with protein MAQAVRYRTGLDRRTGQVLTGWAHVQQSLAVIWTTRFRERVMRLQIGSELRSWLAEDLSPATALGIYADLVVAAHTFEPEYRLTELQFVNATRAGGLALRHSGTYYPEGRFGDYGKAIPIGYGAPVVLAQQVARRMA; from the coding sequence ATGGCGCAGGCGGTGCGCTATCGCACGGGCCTCGACCGGCGCACCGGGCAGGTGCTGACCGGCTGGGCGCACGTTCAGCAGTCGCTCGCGGTCATCTGGACCACGCGCTTCCGCGAGCGCGTCATGCGCCTTCAGATCGGCTCCGAGCTACGCTCGTGGCTGGCCGAGGATCTCTCGCCCGCAACCGCGCTCGGCATCTATGCCGACCTCGTGGTGGCCGCCCACACCTTCGAGCCGGAGTATCGCCTCACCGAGCTGCAGTTCGTGAACGCCACGCGGGCCGGCGGCCTCGCGCTGCGCCATTCCGGCACCTATTACCCGGAAGGGCGTTTCGGCGATTACGGCAAGGCCATCCCCATCGGCTATGGCGCGCCCGTCGTGCTCGCCCAGCAGGTCGCACGGAGGATGGCGTGA
- a CDS encoding Mu-like prophage major head subunit gpT family protein produces MPRVLTPPLLEAINKGFKTNFQKGFSGVTALYWNLCTIVPSTSSEETYGWLGDIPKMREWIGDRHVHGLRAHGYAIRNRKFELTVSVQRDDIEDDRLGIYAPRFELLGQAAAEHPDDLVFGELIPQAWTRACYDGQPFFDTDHPVGLPGAQATVSNMQAGTGEPWMLLDLSRPLKPFIFQKRRDYNFVAKEDAKTSDRVFERDEYVYGSDARVGAGYGFWQMAFGSRAELTAANLRAAWNAITAFRSDNGTPLGVTPTHLVVGNTNFFTAKDILERDVIDGSTNTNRNLVTLLRAPKLAA; encoded by the coding sequence ATGCCCCGCGTCCTCACGCCCCCGCTGCTGGAAGCCATCAACAAGGGCTTCAAGACCAATTTCCAGAAGGGTTTTTCGGGCGTCACGGCGCTCTACTGGAACCTCTGCACCATCGTGCCCTCCACCTCCTCGGAGGAAACCTATGGCTGGCTCGGCGACATCCCCAAGATGCGGGAGTGGATCGGCGACCGGCACGTGCACGGCCTGCGCGCCCATGGCTATGCCATCCGGAACCGCAAGTTCGAGCTGACGGTCTCCGTGCAGCGGGACGACATCGAGGACGACCGGCTCGGCATCTATGCCCCGCGCTTCGAGCTGCTGGGCCAGGCCGCCGCCGAGCATCCCGACGACCTCGTCTTCGGCGAGCTGATCCCCCAGGCCTGGACGCGCGCCTGCTATGACGGCCAGCCCTTCTTCGACACCGACCATCCGGTGGGCCTGCCGGGTGCGCAGGCGACCGTCTCCAACATGCAGGCGGGGACGGGCGAGCCCTGGATGCTGCTGGACCTCAGCCGGCCGCTGAAGCCCTTCATCTTCCAGAAGCGCCGCGACTACAATTTCGTGGCCAAGGAGGACGCCAAGACCAGCGACCGCGTCTTCGAGCGCGACGAATATGTCTATGGCTCGGATGCCCGCGTGGGCGCCGGCTACGGCTTCTGGCAGATGGCCTTCGGCTCGCGGGCCGAGCTGACGGCGGCCAACCTGCGCGCCGCCTGGAACGCCATCACCGCCTTCAGGAGCGACAACGGCACGCCGCTCGGCGTCACGCCCACGCACCTGGTGGTGGGCAACACCAACTTCTTCACCGCCAAGGACATCCTGGAGCGCGACGTGATCGACGGCTCCACCAACACCAACCGCAACCTCGTGACGCTCCTGCGGGCGCCGAAGCTCGCGGCCTGA
- a CDS encoding phage protease: MSNAVLTHVLTILAAGPTEAAPERIMLFPKGGRIGTRDGRSFLVDFARLVARFQADGIKVPLDINHATEILAPRGERADPVGFITALEPEGEALYGRVDWIDPSAAPALLKAYPYVSPAFPAPKGEALWLKSAALVASPALGAQPALAQADPSHTPESPMKTVIAALGLADGASEAECLAALTTLKTQGDPALFVPKAVHDEAVARLSSVSGELETLRATQRTEKVEALLEGALKARKILPAQRDHYAALCATDAGLAAVEQLLAGAPELLAASGLDGRAAPSGDDTARLSAEDREVIRQLGITEADFRAANGLPAA, translated from the coding sequence ATGTCGAACGCCGTCCTCACCCATGTCCTGACCATCCTCGCCGCCGGCCCCACCGAGGCCGCGCCGGAGCGGATCATGCTGTTCCCGAAGGGCGGCCGGATCGGCACGCGGGACGGGCGCAGCTTCCTCGTGGACTTCGCCCGGCTCGTCGCCCGCTTCCAGGCGGACGGCATCAAGGTCCCCCTCGACATCAACCACGCCACCGAGATCCTGGCGCCCAGGGGCGAGCGGGCCGACCCGGTGGGCTTCATCACCGCGCTGGAGCCGGAGGGCGAGGCGCTTTACGGCCGCGTCGACTGGATCGACCCTTCCGCCGCGCCCGCGCTCCTCAAGGCCTATCCCTATGTGTCCCCGGCCTTCCCGGCGCCCAAGGGCGAGGCGCTCTGGCTGAAGAGCGCCGCCCTCGTGGCATCGCCCGCCCTCGGCGCCCAGCCGGCGCTGGCCCAGGCCGACCCCTCCCACACCCCGGAGAGCCCCATGAAGACCGTGATCGCCGCGCTCGGCCTCGCCGATGGCGCGAGCGAGGCCGAGTGCCTTGCCGCCCTCACCACCCTGAAGACACAGGGCGACCCCGCCTTGTTCGTGCCGAAGGCCGTCCATGACGAGGCGGTTGCCCGCCTTTCGAGCGTCTCGGGCGAGCTGGAGACCCTGCGCGCCACCCAGCGCACGGAGAAGGTGGAGGCGCTGCTGGAAGGCGCGTTGAAGGCCCGCAAGATCCTGCCGGCCCAGCGCGACCATTACGCGGCGCTGTGCGCCACCGATGCCGGCCTTGCCGCCGTCGAGCAGCTGCTGGCCGGCGCGCCCGAGCTGCTGGCGGCCTCCGGCCTCGACGGCCGGGCCGCGCCCTCGGGCGACGACACCGCCCGCCTCAGCGCCGAGGACCGGGAGGTGATCCGCCAGCTCGGCATCACCGAGGCGGACTTCCGCGCCGCCAACGGCCTGCCGGCCGCCTGA
- a CDS encoding TIGR04141 family sporadically distributed protein: MAQKTFTLFLGKSDTTDFERVFTEEARAKLGRSTTTIINCQDFGDGAKLFIFTGEKHVPDWLKEVGRHFSVPNLYTTSAAGVLLFRSSDRIFASTFAHGWMYLDERCFEGDFGLRAAINALDDKKLRRLERANLGDALRAVALSPFQRGLTTFGTDDALDLVRRISGRTRNDAVIDSISGARSLRLTGEFGLGDLPALAADALEYYASNAYQQTDFAILDFVMPVSDRRLAETLDELAAESIRSGEELFEFGLPIGFEDQAVSYRFRGPGCRGTHPDLMLRDYVAAMSASLPDLTAETLHNHKIVAIFNDDGRPDRKWSVKSSLVGSLVHENERYAINEGEWYRIEQHFKDDIERFFDEAIESWTCPPEPFRKIYSSDGNGHYEAESAYNQRFALTHGCVLLDRALIKIPGVDRSDFETCDILDVENKSFLHVKKSSRRSSVLSHFFKQGANSARHFSTFEAAWTQLRTMVVERAGEQEALHLDRVRCDSRPWRVEFIIADTPRRDGRFNIPFFSKVSLRDEMRTMRAMKYETGLKFIGLWPDQTR, from the coding sequence GTGGCACAAAAGACGTTTACACTTTTTCTTGGAAAGTCGGACACCACCGACTTCGAGCGCGTATTCACCGAAGAGGCAAGGGCGAAGCTCGGACGTTCAACCACTACAATCATTAATTGTCAAGACTTTGGAGATGGAGCAAAGCTATTTATTTTCACGGGAGAAAAGCATGTGCCAGATTGGCTGAAGGAGGTTGGGCGGCATTTTTCTGTTCCAAATTTATATACGACGTCAGCCGCTGGCGTTCTTTTGTTTCGTTCGTCGGATCGAATATTTGCCTCGACTTTTGCGCACGGCTGGATGTATCTGGATGAGCGTTGCTTTGAAGGGGATTTTGGGTTACGGGCTGCGATCAACGCGCTCGACGACAAAAAACTGAGACGTTTAGAACGTGCCAACCTAGGCGACGCGCTTCGCGCCGTCGCGTTATCTCCCTTTCAGCGCGGGCTGACCACGTTTGGTACTGATGACGCGCTGGATCTCGTCCGCAGAATCAGCGGTCGAACCCGCAACGATGCTGTAATCGACAGCATCTCAGGGGCGCGCTCGCTTCGCCTAACTGGGGAATTTGGGCTGGGGGATCTGCCTGCGCTCGCCGCAGATGCGCTCGAATATTATGCCTCCAACGCTTACCAGCAAACAGACTTTGCAATATTGGATTTTGTTATGCCGGTATCGGACCGGCGTCTTGCGGAGACGCTCGACGAACTGGCGGCGGAAAGCATCCGTAGCGGAGAAGAACTATTCGAATTCGGCCTACCCATCGGATTCGAGGATCAGGCAGTATCGTATCGCTTCCGCGGACCAGGCTGTCGGGGCACTCACCCGGATCTCATGTTACGAGACTATGTTGCGGCGATGAGCGCCAGTCTGCCTGACCTAACCGCCGAGACCCTTCACAACCATAAGATAGTAGCGATATTCAACGACGATGGACGTCCCGACCGTAAATGGTCGGTGAAGTCCTCGCTGGTAGGATCTCTCGTGCACGAGAACGAGCGATACGCGATCAACGAGGGCGAATGGTATCGAATAGAGCAGCATTTTAAGGATGACATCGAGAGGTTCTTCGATGAGGCAATCGAAAGCTGGACTTGCCCGCCTGAGCCATTTCGAAAAATATACAGCAGTGACGGAAATGGTCATTATGAGGCCGAGTCCGCCTATAATCAGCGATTTGCCCTGACACATGGCTGCGTTCTACTTGATAGGGCACTCATAAAAATTCCAGGTGTGGATCGTTCCGATTTCGAAACATGTGACATTCTGGATGTTGAAAATAAGAGCTTCCTGCATGTCAAGAAAAGTTCGCGCCGCTCTAGCGTCCTGAGCCATTTTTTCAAGCAAGGGGCAAATTCAGCTCGCCACTTCAGCACTTTTGAGGCAGCGTGGACGCAACTACGTACCATGGTTGTGGAGCGAGCCGGCGAGCAGGAAGCGCTCCATCTTGATCGGGTGCGCTGCGATAGCCGGCCGTGGCGCGTCGAATTTATTATCGCTGATACACCGCGGCGCGACGGTCGCTTCAATATTCCGTTTTTTAGCAAGGTCTCCCTACGCGATGAAATGAGAACCATGCGTGCCATGAAGTACGAAACAGGCTTAAAGTTCATCGGCTTATGGCCAGATCAAACCAGATAG
- a CDS encoding phage head morphogenesis protein: MAQRQTGFGPPPEVVRYFDDKGLKPGFHWQDVWQEEHAHAFTVAKAVETEVLTTFKASIARAQKEGLGFETWRTRVVEDLNRIGWGGPRLVADPAGGKPDAVVDFTAPNRLKTIFWGNMASARAAGQWERAQRTKAALPHLLYVRTTAADPRKEHLGWVGTILPVDDPFWASHFPPNGWLCKCSVRQITARERDRLLALEPAGGNGIRYSAERPVIETRAFTNKRSGEIVDVPVGIDPGWGGNPGLARVKGVLRALEQSLVEAEPADATRTLEQLWDSPWTRVVSRLPEVEARQVWLPAGVAPKLQAELGAKSPLVSINGADVVARANHDGRYKDGRSYEDLRRLPAAIAEGTVVPDANPRRRGMIWNLGKAWWRAIVTKSDTGLMRVISMHPQTGETARRSIVDSQTRE; this comes from the coding sequence ATGGCGCAGAGGCAGACCGGCTTCGGCCCGCCGCCCGAGGTGGTGCGCTACTTCGACGACAAGGGCCTGAAGCCCGGTTTCCACTGGCAGGACGTCTGGCAGGAGGAGCACGCCCACGCCTTCACCGTGGCGAAGGCGGTGGAGACCGAGGTGCTCACCACCTTCAAGGCCTCCATCGCGCGGGCGCAGAAGGAGGGCCTCGGCTTCGAGACCTGGCGCACGCGGGTGGTGGAGGATCTGAACCGCATCGGCTGGGGCGGGCCACGCCTGGTGGCGGACCCGGCCGGCGGCAAGCCGGATGCGGTGGTGGACTTCACCGCCCCGAACCGGCTGAAGACCATCTTCTGGGGCAACATGGCCTCGGCCCGCGCCGCCGGCCAGTGGGAGCGGGCGCAGCGCACCAAAGCCGCGCTGCCCCATCTGCTCTATGTGCGCACCACGGCGGCCGACCCGCGCAAGGAGCACCTCGGCTGGGTGGGCACCATCCTGCCCGTGGATGATCCCTTCTGGGCGAGCCACTTCCCGCCTAATGGCTGGCTGTGCAAATGCTCCGTCCGCCAGATCACCGCCCGCGAGCGGGATCGCCTACTGGCGCTGGAGCCCGCCGGTGGGAACGGCATCCGCTACTCGGCCGAGCGGCCGGTGATCGAGACGCGGGCCTTCACCAACAAGCGCTCGGGCGAGATCGTGGATGTGCCGGTGGGCATCGATCCCGGCTGGGGCGGCAATCCGGGCCTCGCGCGCGTGAAGGGCGTGCTGCGCGCCCTGGAGCAGTCCCTGGTGGAGGCGGAGCCGGCGGACGCCACCCGCACCCTGGAGCAGCTCTGGGACAGCCCGTGGACGCGGGTGGTGAGCAGACTGCCGGAGGTTGAGGCGCGGCAGGTGTGGCTGCCGGCGGGCGTCGCGCCGAAGCTCCAGGCTGAGCTGGGGGCGAAGTCGCCGCTGGTCTCCATCAATGGCGCGGACGTGGTAGCGCGGGCCAACCACGACGGCCGGTACAAGGATGGCCGCAGCTATGAGGACCTGCGCCGTCTGCCGGCGGCGATCGCGGAGGGGACGGTGGTGCCGGACGCCAATCCCCGGCGGCGCGGCATGATATGGAACCTGGGCAAGGCCTGGTGGCGGGCTATCGTCACCAAGTCGGACACTGGCCTGATGCGGGTGATCTCCATGCACCCGCAGACAGGGGAAACTGCCCGCCGTTCGATCGTGGACAGCCAGACCCGAGAGTGA